One Osmerus eperlanus chromosome 16, fOsmEpe2.1, whole genome shotgun sequence DNA segment encodes these proteins:
- the asic1c gene encoding acid-sensing ion channel 1C isoform X8 yields the protein MVNAPTSKSITQGSTTPDDALETLGGRADSNELKPTWIEITVAFMKRTKVHGLKFVFSPDKTRPQRFLWLLAFFICVGLLATWSWNRIFYFMSYPAVTKIYMVWSRNMSFPAVTFCNKNVFRVSSLTKADLYQSGYWMDLMYANHTVMERSLAILRDSHKHSLLSLLDFKGYSPPPHDHINTTEMIGRLGHQLEDMLLDCRFRGENCTHRNFSTIYTRYGKCYTFNSGLDGNPLLTTLKGGTGNGLEIMLDIQQDEYLPVWGETDETSYEAGIKVQIHSQDEPPFIDQLGFGVAPGFQTFVSCQQQLLQYLPPPWGDCKSTPIDSEFFSTYSITACRIDCETRYLVENCNCRMVHMPGSSTVCTPEQYKDCADPALDFLVEKDNDYCVCETPCNMTRYGKELSMVKIPSKASAKYLAKKFNKTEQYIGENLLVMDIFFEALNYEKIEQKKAYEIAGLLGDIGGQMGLFIGASVLTILEIFDYLYEVFKDKVLGYFLNKKRPRRCQSDNLVNGTSQNELMTVDVKHKA from the exons ATGGTAAATGCACCCACGTCAAAATCAATCACTCAGGGGTCTACAACACCCGACGACGCCCTGGAGACTCTTGGAGGACGTGCAGACAGCAATGAGCTGAAGCCAACATGGATAGAGATCACCGTGGCTTTCATGAAAAGGACCAAGGTCCACGGGCTGAAGTTTGTCTTCTCCCCAGACAAGACTAGACCACAGCGGTTCCTCTGGCTCCTGGCTTTCTTCATCTGCGTGGGACTACTGGCCACCTGGTCATGGAACAGGATCTTCTACTTTATGTCCTACCCGGCCGTCACCAAGATCTACATGGTCTGGTCTCGCAACATGTCCTTCCCAGCTGTGACTTTttgcaacaaaaatgtattccgGGTGTCGAGTCTCACAAAGGCTGACCTCTATCAGAGCGGCTACTGGATGGACTTGATGTACGCCAACCACACAGTGATGGAGAGGAGTCTGGCCATCCTTAGGGACAGCCACAAGCACAGTCTCCTCAGCCTTCTGGACTTCAAGGGTTACAGCCCTCCTCCACATGACCACATTAACACCACTGAGATGATTGGCAGGCTGGGTCACCAACTGGAGGACATGTTACTGGACTGCAGGTTCCGAGgggaaaactgcacacacaggaACTTCAGCACT ATCTACACTCGCTATGGAAAATGCTACACCTTCAACTCTGGACTGGACGGTAACCCACTGTTGACCACATTAAAGGGTGGCACAGGAAACGGGCTGGAGATCATGTTGGATATTCAACAGGATGAATACTTGCCAGTttggggggagacag ACGAGACGTCCTACGAAGCAGGCATCAAGGTTCAGATCCACAGCCAGGACGAGCCCCCGTTCATAGACCAGCTGGGATTTGGTGTGGCCCCTGGTTTTCAAACTTTTGTGTCATGTCAGCAGCAACTG ctccagtacctgccccctccctggggAGACTGCAAGTCCACTCCTATCGACTCAGAGTTCTTCTCCACGTACAGCATCACAGCCTGCCGCATCGACTGTGAGACACGCTACCTTGTGGAGAACTGCAACTGCAGGATGGTCCACATGCCcg GATCCTCAACAGTGTGCACACCTGAGCAGTATAAAGACTGTGCAGACCCAGCTCTCG ACTTCTTGGTGGAGAAAGACAatgattactgtgtgtgtgagacacccTGCAACATGACACGCTATGGGAAGGAGTTGTCCATGGTTAAGATTCCCAGTAAGGCCTCTGCCAAGTATCTGGCCAAGAAATTCAACAAGACTGAGCAATACATTGG AGAAAACTTATTGGTCATGGACATCTTCTTTGAAGCTCTGAATTATGAGAAGATTGAACAGAAGAAGGCTTATGAAATCGCCGGGCTACTGG GTGACATTGGTGGCCAGATGGGACTGTTTATTGGAGCCAGTGTTTTAACAATACTGGAAATATTTGACTACTTGTATGAG GTGTTTAAGGATAAGGTTTTGGGTTACTTCCTAAACAAGAAGCGACCCCGGCGTTGTCAGAGCGACAATCTGGTAAATGGAACCTCCCAAAATGAACTG ATGACTGTTGATGTGAAGCACAAAGCCTAG
- the asic1c gene encoding acid-sensing ion channel 1C isoform X4: protein MVNAPTSKSITQGSTTPDDALETLGGRADSNELKPTWIEITVAFMKRTKVHGLKFVFSPDKTRPQRFLWLLAFFICVGLLATWSWNRIFYFMSYPAVTKIYMVWSRNMSFPAVTFCNKNVFRVSSLTKADLYQSGYWMDLMYANHTVMERSLAILRDSHKHSLLSLLDFKGYSPPPHDHINTTEMIGRLGHQLEDMLLDCRFRGENCTHRNFSTIYTRYGKCYTFNSGLDGNPLLTTLKGGTGNGLEIMLDIQQDEYLPVWGETDETSYEAGIKVQIHSQDEPPFIDQLGFGVAPGFQTFVSCQQQLLQYLPPPWGDCKSTPIDSEFFSTYSITACRIDCETRYLVENCNCRMVHMPGSSTVCTPEQYKDCADPALDFLVEKDNDYCVCETPCNMTRYGKELSMVKIPSKASAKYLAKKFNKTEQYIGENLLVMDIFFEALNYEKIEQKKAYEIAGLLGDIGGQMGLFIGASVLTILEIFDYLYEVFKDKVLGYFLNKKRPRRCQSDNLSTCDTLRSHSDSLGYTPNMLPRHPTLGNFEEFAC, encoded by the exons ATGGTAAATGCACCCACGTCAAAATCAATCACTCAGGGGTCTACAACACCCGACGACGCCCTGGAGACTCTTGGAGGACGTGCAGACAGCAATGAGCTGAAGCCAACATGGATAGAGATCACCGTGGCTTTCATGAAAAGGACCAAGGTCCACGGGCTGAAGTTTGTCTTCTCCCCAGACAAGACTAGACCACAGCGGTTCCTCTGGCTCCTGGCTTTCTTCATCTGCGTGGGACTACTGGCCACCTGGTCATGGAACAGGATCTTCTACTTTATGTCCTACCCGGCCGTCACCAAGATCTACATGGTCTGGTCTCGCAACATGTCCTTCCCAGCTGTGACTTTttgcaacaaaaatgtattccgGGTGTCGAGTCTCACAAAGGCTGACCTCTATCAGAGCGGCTACTGGATGGACTTGATGTACGCCAACCACACAGTGATGGAGAGGAGTCTGGCCATCCTTAGGGACAGCCACAAGCACAGTCTCCTCAGCCTTCTGGACTTCAAGGGTTACAGCCCTCCTCCACATGACCACATTAACACCACTGAGATGATTGGCAGGCTGGGTCACCAACTGGAGGACATGTTACTGGACTGCAGGTTCCGAGgggaaaactgcacacacaggaACTTCAGCACT ATCTACACTCGCTATGGAAAATGCTACACCTTCAACTCTGGACTGGACGGTAACCCACTGTTGACCACATTAAAGGGTGGCACAGGAAACGGGCTGGAGATCATGTTGGATATTCAACAGGATGAATACTTGCCAGTttggggggagacag ACGAGACGTCCTACGAAGCAGGCATCAAGGTTCAGATCCACAGCCAGGACGAGCCCCCGTTCATAGACCAGCTGGGATTTGGTGTGGCCCCTGGTTTTCAAACTTTTGTGTCATGTCAGCAGCAACTG ctccagtacctgccccctccctggggAGACTGCAAGTCCACTCCTATCGACTCAGAGTTCTTCTCCACGTACAGCATCACAGCCTGCCGCATCGACTGTGAGACACGCTACCTTGTGGAGAACTGCAACTGCAGGATGGTCCACATGCCcg GATCCTCAACAGTGTGCACACCTGAGCAGTATAAAGACTGTGCAGACCCAGCTCTCG ACTTCTTGGTGGAGAAAGACAatgattactgtgtgtgtgagacacccTGCAACATGACACGCTATGGGAAGGAGTTGTCCATGGTTAAGATTCCCAGTAAGGCCTCTGCCAAGTATCTGGCCAAGAAATTCAACAAGACTGAGCAATACATTGG AGAAAACTTATTGGTCATGGACATCTTCTTTGAAGCTCTGAATTATGAGAAGATTGAACAGAAGAAGGCTTATGAAATCGCCGGGCTACTGG GTGACATTGGTGGCCAGATGGGACTGTTTATTGGAGCCAGTGTTTTAACAATACTGGAAATATTTGACTACTTGTATGAG GTGTTTAAGGATAAGGTTTTGGGTTACTTCCTAAACAAGAAGCGACCCCGGCGTTGTCAGAGCGACAATCTG AGCACCTGTGACACCCTCCGGAGTCACTCGGACAGTCTCGGATACACGCCGAACATGTTACCTCGTCACCCGACTCTAGGAAACTTTGAGGAATTTGCTTGTTGA
- the asic1c gene encoding acid-sensing ion channel 1C isoform X3 gives MVNAPTSKSITQGSTTPDDALETLGGRADSNELKPTWIEITVAFMKRTKVHGLKFVFSPDKTRPQRFLWLLAFFICVGLLATWSWNRIFYFMSYPAVTKIYMVWSRNMSFPAVTFCNKNVFRVSSLTKADLYQSGYWMDLMYANHTVMERSLAILRDSHKHSLLSLLDFKGYSPPPHDHINTTEMIGRLGHQLEDMLLDCRFRGENCTHRNFSTIYTRYGKCYTFNSGLDGNPLLTTLKGGTGNGLEIMLDIQQDEYLPVWGETDETSYEAGIKVQIHSQDEPPFIDQLGFGVAPGFQTFVSCQQQLLQYLPPPWGDCKSTPIDSEFFSTYSITACRIDCETRYLVENCNCRMVHMPGSSTVCTPEQYKDCADPALDFLVEKDNDYCVCETPCNMTRYGKELSMVKIPSKASAKYLAKKFNKTEQYIGENLLVMDIFFEALNYEKIEQKKAYEIAGLLGDIGGQMGLFIGASVLTILEIFDYLYEVFKDKVLGYFLNKKRPRRCQSDNLVNGTSQNELSTCDTLRSHSDSLGYTPNMLPRHPTLGNFEEFAC, from the exons ATGGTAAATGCACCCACGTCAAAATCAATCACTCAGGGGTCTACAACACCCGACGACGCCCTGGAGACTCTTGGAGGACGTGCAGACAGCAATGAGCTGAAGCCAACATGGATAGAGATCACCGTGGCTTTCATGAAAAGGACCAAGGTCCACGGGCTGAAGTTTGTCTTCTCCCCAGACAAGACTAGACCACAGCGGTTCCTCTGGCTCCTGGCTTTCTTCATCTGCGTGGGACTACTGGCCACCTGGTCATGGAACAGGATCTTCTACTTTATGTCCTACCCGGCCGTCACCAAGATCTACATGGTCTGGTCTCGCAACATGTCCTTCCCAGCTGTGACTTTttgcaacaaaaatgtattccgGGTGTCGAGTCTCACAAAGGCTGACCTCTATCAGAGCGGCTACTGGATGGACTTGATGTACGCCAACCACACAGTGATGGAGAGGAGTCTGGCCATCCTTAGGGACAGCCACAAGCACAGTCTCCTCAGCCTTCTGGACTTCAAGGGTTACAGCCCTCCTCCACATGACCACATTAACACCACTGAGATGATTGGCAGGCTGGGTCACCAACTGGAGGACATGTTACTGGACTGCAGGTTCCGAGgggaaaactgcacacacaggaACTTCAGCACT ATCTACACTCGCTATGGAAAATGCTACACCTTCAACTCTGGACTGGACGGTAACCCACTGTTGACCACATTAAAGGGTGGCACAGGAAACGGGCTGGAGATCATGTTGGATATTCAACAGGATGAATACTTGCCAGTttggggggagacag ACGAGACGTCCTACGAAGCAGGCATCAAGGTTCAGATCCACAGCCAGGACGAGCCCCCGTTCATAGACCAGCTGGGATTTGGTGTGGCCCCTGGTTTTCAAACTTTTGTGTCATGTCAGCAGCAACTG ctccagtacctgccccctccctggggAGACTGCAAGTCCACTCCTATCGACTCAGAGTTCTTCTCCACGTACAGCATCACAGCCTGCCGCATCGACTGTGAGACACGCTACCTTGTGGAGAACTGCAACTGCAGGATGGTCCACATGCCcg GATCCTCAACAGTGTGCACACCTGAGCAGTATAAAGACTGTGCAGACCCAGCTCTCG ACTTCTTGGTGGAGAAAGACAatgattactgtgtgtgtgagacacccTGCAACATGACACGCTATGGGAAGGAGTTGTCCATGGTTAAGATTCCCAGTAAGGCCTCTGCCAAGTATCTGGCCAAGAAATTCAACAAGACTGAGCAATACATTGG AGAAAACTTATTGGTCATGGACATCTTCTTTGAAGCTCTGAATTATGAGAAGATTGAACAGAAGAAGGCTTATGAAATCGCCGGGCTACTGG GTGACATTGGTGGCCAGATGGGACTGTTTATTGGAGCCAGTGTTTTAACAATACTGGAAATATTTGACTACTTGTATGAG GTGTTTAAGGATAAGGTTTTGGGTTACTTCCTAAACAAGAAGCGACCCCGGCGTTGTCAGAGCGACAATCTGGTAAATGGAACCTCCCAAAATGAACTG AGCACCTGTGACACCCTCCGGAGTCACTCGGACAGTCTCGGATACACGCCGAACATGTTACCTCGTCACCCGACTCTAGGAAACTTTGAGGAATTTGCTTGTTGA
- the asic1c gene encoding acid-sensing ion channel 1C isoform X5: protein MVNAPTSKSITQGSTTPDDALETLGGRADSNELKPTWIEITVAFMKRTKVHGLKFVFSPDKTRPQRFLWLLAFFICVGLLATWSWNRIFYFMSYPAVTKIYMVWSRNMSFPAVTFCNKNVFRVSSLTKADLYQSGYWMDLMYANHTVMERSLAILRDSHKHSLLSLLDFKGYSPPPHDHINTTEMIGRLGHQLEDMLLDCRFRGENCTHRNFSTIYTRYGKCYTFNSGLDGNPLLTTLKGGTGNGLEIMLDIQQDEYLPVWGETDETSYEAGIKVQIHSQDEPPFIDQLGFGVAPGFQTFVSCQQQLLQYLPPPWGDCKSTPIDSEFFSTYSITACRIDCETRYLVENCNCRMVHMPGSSTVCTPEQYKDCADPALDFLVEKDNDYCVCETPCNMTRYGKELSMVKIPSKASAKYLAKKFNKTEQYIGENLLVMDIFFEALNYEKIEQKKAYEIAGLLGDIGGQMGLFIGASVLTILEIFDYLYEVFKDKVLGYFLNKKRPRRCQSDNLSPSSFFSSCLFQEFPENPTSPGVTPNHAPR, encoded by the exons ATGGTAAATGCACCCACGTCAAAATCAATCACTCAGGGGTCTACAACACCCGACGACGCCCTGGAGACTCTTGGAGGACGTGCAGACAGCAATGAGCTGAAGCCAACATGGATAGAGATCACCGTGGCTTTCATGAAAAGGACCAAGGTCCACGGGCTGAAGTTTGTCTTCTCCCCAGACAAGACTAGACCACAGCGGTTCCTCTGGCTCCTGGCTTTCTTCATCTGCGTGGGACTACTGGCCACCTGGTCATGGAACAGGATCTTCTACTTTATGTCCTACCCGGCCGTCACCAAGATCTACATGGTCTGGTCTCGCAACATGTCCTTCCCAGCTGTGACTTTttgcaacaaaaatgtattccgGGTGTCGAGTCTCACAAAGGCTGACCTCTATCAGAGCGGCTACTGGATGGACTTGATGTACGCCAACCACACAGTGATGGAGAGGAGTCTGGCCATCCTTAGGGACAGCCACAAGCACAGTCTCCTCAGCCTTCTGGACTTCAAGGGTTACAGCCCTCCTCCACATGACCACATTAACACCACTGAGATGATTGGCAGGCTGGGTCACCAACTGGAGGACATGTTACTGGACTGCAGGTTCCGAGgggaaaactgcacacacaggaACTTCAGCACT ATCTACACTCGCTATGGAAAATGCTACACCTTCAACTCTGGACTGGACGGTAACCCACTGTTGACCACATTAAAGGGTGGCACAGGAAACGGGCTGGAGATCATGTTGGATATTCAACAGGATGAATACTTGCCAGTttggggggagacag ACGAGACGTCCTACGAAGCAGGCATCAAGGTTCAGATCCACAGCCAGGACGAGCCCCCGTTCATAGACCAGCTGGGATTTGGTGTGGCCCCTGGTTTTCAAACTTTTGTGTCATGTCAGCAGCAACTG ctccagtacctgccccctccctggggAGACTGCAAGTCCACTCCTATCGACTCAGAGTTCTTCTCCACGTACAGCATCACAGCCTGCCGCATCGACTGTGAGACACGCTACCTTGTGGAGAACTGCAACTGCAGGATGGTCCACATGCCcg GATCCTCAACAGTGTGCACACCTGAGCAGTATAAAGACTGTGCAGACCCAGCTCTCG ACTTCTTGGTGGAGAAAGACAatgattactgtgtgtgtgagacacccTGCAACATGACACGCTATGGGAAGGAGTTGTCCATGGTTAAGATTCCCAGTAAGGCCTCTGCCAAGTATCTGGCCAAGAAATTCAACAAGACTGAGCAATACATTGG AGAAAACTTATTGGTCATGGACATCTTCTTTGAAGCTCTGAATTATGAGAAGATTGAACAGAAGAAGGCTTATGAAATCGCCGGGCTACTGG GTGACATTGGTGGCCAGATGGGACTGTTTATTGGAGCCAGTGTTTTAACAATACTGGAAATATTTGACTACTTGTATGAG GTGTTTAAGGATAAGGTTTTGGGTTACTTCCTAAACAAGAAGCGACCCCGGCGTTGTCAGAGCGACAATCTG tCACCCTCATCTTTCTTTTCATCATGTCTATTCCAGGAGTTTCCAGAGAACCCAACCAGCCCTGGTGTCACGCCTAATCATGCCCCCAG ATGA
- the asic1c gene encoding acid-sensing ion channel 1C isoform X10 encodes MVNAPTSKSITQGSTTPDDALETLGGRADSNELKPTWIEITVAFMKRTKVHGLKFVFSPDKTRPQRFLWLLAFFICVGLLATWSWNRIFYFMSYPAVTKIYMVWSRNMSFPAVTFCNKNVFRVSSLTKADLYQSGYWMDLMYANHTVMERSLAILRDSHKHSLLSLLDFKGYSPPPHDHINTTEMIGRLGHQLEDMLLDCRFRGENCTHRNFSTIYTRYGKCYTFNSGLDGNPLLTTLKGGTGNGLEIMLDIQQDEYLPVWGETDETSYEAGIKVQIHSQDEPPFIDQLGFGVAPGFQTFVSCQQQLLQYLPPPWGDCKSTPIDSEFFSTYSITACRIDCETRYLVENCNCRMVHMPGSSTVCTPEQYKDCADPALDFLVEKDNDYCVCETPCNMTRYGKELSMVKIPSKASAKYLAKKFNKTEQYIGENLLVMDIFFEALNYEKIEQKKAYEIAGLLGDIGGQMGLFIGASVLTILEIFDYLYEVFKDKVLGYFLNKKRPRRCQSDNLMTVDVKHKA; translated from the exons ATGGTAAATGCACCCACGTCAAAATCAATCACTCAGGGGTCTACAACACCCGACGACGCCCTGGAGACTCTTGGAGGACGTGCAGACAGCAATGAGCTGAAGCCAACATGGATAGAGATCACCGTGGCTTTCATGAAAAGGACCAAGGTCCACGGGCTGAAGTTTGTCTTCTCCCCAGACAAGACTAGACCACAGCGGTTCCTCTGGCTCCTGGCTTTCTTCATCTGCGTGGGACTACTGGCCACCTGGTCATGGAACAGGATCTTCTACTTTATGTCCTACCCGGCCGTCACCAAGATCTACATGGTCTGGTCTCGCAACATGTCCTTCCCAGCTGTGACTTTttgcaacaaaaatgtattccgGGTGTCGAGTCTCACAAAGGCTGACCTCTATCAGAGCGGCTACTGGATGGACTTGATGTACGCCAACCACACAGTGATGGAGAGGAGTCTGGCCATCCTTAGGGACAGCCACAAGCACAGTCTCCTCAGCCTTCTGGACTTCAAGGGTTACAGCCCTCCTCCACATGACCACATTAACACCACTGAGATGATTGGCAGGCTGGGTCACCAACTGGAGGACATGTTACTGGACTGCAGGTTCCGAGgggaaaactgcacacacaggaACTTCAGCACT ATCTACACTCGCTATGGAAAATGCTACACCTTCAACTCTGGACTGGACGGTAACCCACTGTTGACCACATTAAAGGGTGGCACAGGAAACGGGCTGGAGATCATGTTGGATATTCAACAGGATGAATACTTGCCAGTttggggggagacag ACGAGACGTCCTACGAAGCAGGCATCAAGGTTCAGATCCACAGCCAGGACGAGCCCCCGTTCATAGACCAGCTGGGATTTGGTGTGGCCCCTGGTTTTCAAACTTTTGTGTCATGTCAGCAGCAACTG ctccagtacctgccccctccctggggAGACTGCAAGTCCACTCCTATCGACTCAGAGTTCTTCTCCACGTACAGCATCACAGCCTGCCGCATCGACTGTGAGACACGCTACCTTGTGGAGAACTGCAACTGCAGGATGGTCCACATGCCcg GATCCTCAACAGTGTGCACACCTGAGCAGTATAAAGACTGTGCAGACCCAGCTCTCG ACTTCTTGGTGGAGAAAGACAatgattactgtgtgtgtgagacacccTGCAACATGACACGCTATGGGAAGGAGTTGTCCATGGTTAAGATTCCCAGTAAGGCCTCTGCCAAGTATCTGGCCAAGAAATTCAACAAGACTGAGCAATACATTGG AGAAAACTTATTGGTCATGGACATCTTCTTTGAAGCTCTGAATTATGAGAAGATTGAACAGAAGAAGGCTTATGAAATCGCCGGGCTACTGG GTGACATTGGTGGCCAGATGGGACTGTTTATTGGAGCCAGTGTTTTAACAATACTGGAAATATTTGACTACTTGTATGAG GTGTTTAAGGATAAGGTTTTGGGTTACTTCCTAAACAAGAAGCGACCCCGGCGTTGTCAGAGCGACAATCTG ATGACTGTTGATGTGAAGCACAAAGCCTAG
- the asic1c gene encoding acid-sensing ion channel 1C isoform X7 yields MVNAPTSKSITQGSTTPDDALETLGGRADSNELKPTWIEITVAFMKRTKVHGLKFVFSPDKTRPQRFLWLLAFFICVGLLATWSWNRIFYFMSYPAVTKIYMVWSRNMSFPAVTFCNKNVFRVSSLTKADLYQSGYWMDLMYANHTVMERSLAILRDSHKHSLLSLLDFKGYSPPPHDHINTTEMIGRLGHQLEDMLLDCRFRGENCTHRNFSTIYTRYGKCYTFNSGLDGNPLLTTLKGGTGNGLEIMLDIQQDEYLPVWGETDETSYEAGIKVQIHSQDEPPFIDQLGFGVAPGFQTFVSCQQQLLQYLPPPWGDCKSTPIDSEFFSTYSITACRIDCETRYLVENCNCRMVHMPGSSTVCTPEQYKDCADPALDFLVEKDNDYCVCETPCNMTRYGKELSMVKIPSKASAKYLAKKFNKTEQYIGENLLVMDIFFEALNYEKIEQKKAYEIAGLLGDIGGQMGLFIGASVLTILEIFDYLYEVFKDKVLGYFLNKKRPRRCQSDNLEFPENPTSPGVTPNHAPR; encoded by the exons ATGGTAAATGCACCCACGTCAAAATCAATCACTCAGGGGTCTACAACACCCGACGACGCCCTGGAGACTCTTGGAGGACGTGCAGACAGCAATGAGCTGAAGCCAACATGGATAGAGATCACCGTGGCTTTCATGAAAAGGACCAAGGTCCACGGGCTGAAGTTTGTCTTCTCCCCAGACAAGACTAGACCACAGCGGTTCCTCTGGCTCCTGGCTTTCTTCATCTGCGTGGGACTACTGGCCACCTGGTCATGGAACAGGATCTTCTACTTTATGTCCTACCCGGCCGTCACCAAGATCTACATGGTCTGGTCTCGCAACATGTCCTTCCCAGCTGTGACTTTttgcaacaaaaatgtattccgGGTGTCGAGTCTCACAAAGGCTGACCTCTATCAGAGCGGCTACTGGATGGACTTGATGTACGCCAACCACACAGTGATGGAGAGGAGTCTGGCCATCCTTAGGGACAGCCACAAGCACAGTCTCCTCAGCCTTCTGGACTTCAAGGGTTACAGCCCTCCTCCACATGACCACATTAACACCACTGAGATGATTGGCAGGCTGGGTCACCAACTGGAGGACATGTTACTGGACTGCAGGTTCCGAGgggaaaactgcacacacaggaACTTCAGCACT ATCTACACTCGCTATGGAAAATGCTACACCTTCAACTCTGGACTGGACGGTAACCCACTGTTGACCACATTAAAGGGTGGCACAGGAAACGGGCTGGAGATCATGTTGGATATTCAACAGGATGAATACTTGCCAGTttggggggagacag ACGAGACGTCCTACGAAGCAGGCATCAAGGTTCAGATCCACAGCCAGGACGAGCCCCCGTTCATAGACCAGCTGGGATTTGGTGTGGCCCCTGGTTTTCAAACTTTTGTGTCATGTCAGCAGCAACTG ctccagtacctgccccctccctggggAGACTGCAAGTCCACTCCTATCGACTCAGAGTTCTTCTCCACGTACAGCATCACAGCCTGCCGCATCGACTGTGAGACACGCTACCTTGTGGAGAACTGCAACTGCAGGATGGTCCACATGCCcg GATCCTCAACAGTGTGCACACCTGAGCAGTATAAAGACTGTGCAGACCCAGCTCTCG ACTTCTTGGTGGAGAAAGACAatgattactgtgtgtgtgagacacccTGCAACATGACACGCTATGGGAAGGAGTTGTCCATGGTTAAGATTCCCAGTAAGGCCTCTGCCAAGTATCTGGCCAAGAAATTCAACAAGACTGAGCAATACATTGG AGAAAACTTATTGGTCATGGACATCTTCTTTGAAGCTCTGAATTATGAGAAGATTGAACAGAAGAAGGCTTATGAAATCGCCGGGCTACTGG GTGACATTGGTGGCCAGATGGGACTGTTTATTGGAGCCAGTGTTTTAACAATACTGGAAATATTTGACTACTTGTATGAG GTGTTTAAGGATAAGGTTTTGGGTTACTTCCTAAACAAGAAGCGACCCCGGCGTTGTCAGAGCGACAATCTG GAGTTTCCAGAGAACCCAACCAGCCCTGGTGTCACGCCTAATCATGCCCCCAG ATGA